The genomic interval AACCTCGATATCGGCATAGCCGAGGTGGCTCAAATAGCTGCCTGCTTGCAAGATATAGATGCCGTTTATCAGCCTGGGCTCTGTGATATGGGTGTGTGTATGTCCTCCGATGATGATATCCACGCGATCGTCCAATTGCGTGGCGAGCAGGCTGTCCGCCTCAAAGCCGATATGAGTGAGCAGAATAATGAGATCGGTCTCTTTATCCAGATCACCGAGGTAGAGATCGATGGCGCTCCTATAATCCAAGATGCTGATATCCTTGACGTTCTCCATCTTGACCTTTTCGGCAAGATCGGAGAGGGTGAGTCCCATGATACCGATTTTCAGCGAATCGAGTTCAATGATGTGGGTGGGGTTTCCGCCATAGGGTTTGCCACTTTCATGCTCTAACAGATTAGTGCTGATGAAGGGATAATTTGCCAATTCGATTAGGCGTCTGAGATTATCCAGGCTGTGGTCAAATTCGTGGTTGCCGTAGGTGGTGCCATCGAGCGCCAGACGGTTGAAGACCTCGATCACGGCTCCGCCAACTGCGCCTTTGTGTTTCAATGCGGCAAAGACGGTGCCGGTTTGTTGGTCTCCGGCATCCAGATAGACGGAGCGAGCGGCGGCTTTCCGCAAGTGCGTAAGATGTTGTTCCAGAGCCAGGTAGCCGCCAAGCGTGTGCATATTGTTTCCGCTGCCGAACCTACGGCTTTGATAGGCGCCGTGGGTGTCGTTGGTGTGGAAGATCCTGAGGGGCACAGAAAAGAGGATCGTGCTCAGGAAAAAATATAAAACAAGGGAAAATACTCTCTTGCTCATGATTTAGCTCTTTGGCTGATAAGCAGTTGCTCTGCGCTGACCAAGTCTTCGGGAGTGTCGATGCCGACGCCCTGATAGGCAGTTTCGACCATGCGGATGGGGATGCCGTTTTCAAGAGCGCGAAGTTGTTCCAGCTTCTCGATTTGTTCCAGTTTTCCCAGGGGAAGGGATACAAAAAGAAACAAGGCTTCAGGGCGATATGCATAGACGCCGATATGACGGAAATAGCCGATAACATCCGCTTTATCCCGATTGAAGGGAATCGGCGAGCGGGAAAAATAGATGGCGTTT from Candidatus Cloacimonadaceae bacterium carries:
- a CDS encoding bifunctional UDP-sugar hydrolase/5'-nucleotidase translates to MSKRVFSLVLYFFLSTILFSVPLRIFHTNDTHGAYQSRRFGSGNNMHTLGGYLALEQHLTHLRKAAARSVYLDAGDQQTGTVFAALKHKGAVGGAVIEVFNRLALDGTTYGNHEFDHSLDNLRRLIELANYPFISTNLLEHESGKPYGGNPTHIIELDSLKIGIMGLTLSDLAEKVKMENVKDISILDYRSAIDLYLGDLDKETDLIILLTHIGFEADSLLATQLDDRVDIIIGGHTHTHITEPRLINGIYILQAGSYLSHLGYADIEVVDDRVVSFTNALVPLLTNFPDIGGFISAFVSEKSMQIEDELGKVIGVLPFDWIPDKYVETNVSRWMAKALKDEFADPYLPHIAIINNGGIRKSVPAGKITLKDMHEVLPFNNSVVLFSCTGKDLLTFWELNNLHKMQRPYDICQTSAPGWIPEYCKHWHDCDHGWFDMGGYRLEHDAVYRVVSHDYVLGQWEKYLGFKPFDAYDTGILFLDTMINQVQKQFPIKE